The Ipomoea triloba cultivar NCNSP0323 chromosome 13, ASM357664v1 genomic interval agcccgcgtcaagcctcaggtttctttcactcggacagctgccaggttactccacctctcttgcttaatccaaagcaaggtgtttttggttgtcacagttgaatgtaacagactccaatctgaccacaagctatcgttgaatcaacttcgatgtagagcagcttcggtcaccttctggatgtataacagtttaagctttgtaactctcttgaaacactaagatgtgttttctcgctgttttgaatatcaggatgatattccaagttaagcacttgcacttgaacgttttagacagacacttcttaagaatttcgaacctcttttctttttaactcctttttctctcttttccccttttttcttcccctctttttctctgtgtctttacgtccttatatatgagagtagaggaataattccgttggagggaaaattattccgtttgaaatttgtctcccatgctgatcatgggtcttgcatattttcagcatatttcatggagtggtgatcttgtaacttgaacctctttgtcttgtagtgaatattccataggtcactttcttgagtccatgctccactttcgtcttttggtaaaagttactctttttatattcccattattccttgtttgtagggaatcagaccacttcagcattggtgcaccttttgaccgtttgtggtggaaatctgacgtgtcatccatttccgcccattttgaaatcttcacgttcggcacctcttcattattccatctccatgatattcttcttctccaaactttaagtatgaccgtcattcagctttgttggagaattgttagtgtatcgagaccaaggttgatatcttgatcgcttgatgtctcgaactcaaatatcgagaggtctatctctcgaactctgtttatgtctcgaactggataactgtatcgagaggtcctacctctcgaactctgcttatgtctcgagacttagttgatgtctcgcagacccttattcctccagtgttgtcccatgctttcttctgatctgtctatatgattacaacacacgagacttctaagatgttcaaacaaatttccctcaagcttaaatattttccgagttgagctcaaagttacccggttgtattttcgctcttggtttacttgtcgaacttacagcgttttgcctatgtatcgagacttggggattcttacttaacagttggtatcatcaaaacctattacatgatgttcctaacagactCAGCCAAGGAAGCCAAAACCCCTCTTTCCACTACCGTAAAACTAACAAAAGACTCAGACTCAAAACCAGTTGAGGGAAAGCTTTATCGAAGTATGATAGGTAGTCTGCTGTACCTAACCGCAAGCAGACTAGATATAATGTTCAGTGTAGGTCTATGTGCACGTTTTCAAGCTAATCCAAGGGAAACACATCTAAATGCAGTCAAAAGGATCATCAAATATGTTAAGGGAACTATAAACTACGGGCTATGGTACTCTCGTGACTCAGGATCTGAACTACTGGGATACAGtgatgctgattgggcaggAAACGTGGAGGACAGAAAAAGTACATCAGGAGGGTGTTTCTTTTTAGGCAAAAaccttgtctcatggtttagcaagaagcAAAACTCTATCTCCCTATCTActgcagaagcagaatacataGCTGCTGGTAGCTGCTGCTCTCAACTTATATGGATGAAACAGATGCTGAACGATTATGGCCTAAAGTTCAGCAGTGTTGATTTTCACTGTGATAACACCAGCGCTATCAACATTGCAAAAAATCCTGTCCAACATTCCCGTACTAAACATATAGATATTCGACATCACTTTATCAGGGAACTTGTGGAAAATGGAGACATTAAGCTGCATTACATACCAACGGACAAACAACTGGGGGATATATTCATAAAGGCATTGGAACCAATCAGATTCAACACTCTCAAATCTGATCTTGGTATGTGTAACGGTCCACAGAACTAGTGCAGAAAATGGTACAAGTCTCTATCCTCACCTcgtctttcaaatttttaatattcctttatattttttttgtcacacACAATATTGATGTCCTACTTGATATGCATAAGATACCTGAAGAACAGTGTACCCTACTGACCAAGCTGCTATAGCATTAATTACGGAGAGGACAACCGTCAAATCAGCACGACTCCCACTACCCTCACGCTTCATCACGTGACCCGAAGGAGCCGGTCATCATGGAGTCCTTCGACCTTTGAAAAGCCAGTTGCAATAAGTAGAAATAAAAGATCTCACGAATTTCTCAAAGCTGCAAATCTCTCAAAGCTTCACACAAAACCTGGAATCTTGAATCAAATTGCATCAACGGATCAAGACGAGTCACAATACTTCGATTTTTCCAGACTCACAAACAAATATCCTTCAGAAATTCAACATCAGGCGTCCCGAGAGATGGTCATGATTATCAATAACAAGATAAAGCCTCCAGGAGGAGAACCAATCTGGTCATGGTATTCAAGGGCGGAACAACTAGATTATCTGAAAGGGTTCGTCAAGCCACTCGCAGTCGAGGCAGGCGGAACATCAAAAGCTAAGGATCCTGAGGTTTATTCTGCAAAACCCCTTCTCTATTAATTGTATTATTCAACATATGTGCGTATATGAACAAGTATAGTTTCTGTGTTTAACAAACATTTCAGGATATAATTGTTTTATCGGATACTGAGGACGATATTAACAGAGAAAATACTCCTGTAGAAAAACCCTTGCCCTTAGTTTCTGTAAAACAAGAACCTATAGATGATGAACATGAAAAATCATCTGTCCCTGATAAAAACCTACACTTGCCTGTTGATATCATTCCAATGTCTTCTGTTGAATATGGTCCACATCAGCTTAAACCCCCTGCTTCACTATTTTCTAAGCTTAATCTGTTTAACATCATGGATGAACACAGAAGGTCAACCTCTCTTGTCAACCGATTATCTATCCTCTTAAACATACCTCAAAGTACAAAACCCTTACAAGATCCAATCCtatcactaccaccaccacaaccCACAGAAGCAGATAATCCTAAACAACAAAATCCTGAAATCTCACTTCCTATCCAGTCAGAAGAGTCACACACTGATGAAACTAGGTCTGAACCTCCAATTGAACCAACCAACCCTATTGATGAATCTCCATTGGACTTTGAGATTGAATATGAAACAGTAAATGTTCCAGAAATACAGGTTGCAGACCCAACTGATGAAGAAGACAATCTACCTCTGTCACAAGTGAagagaaacaaagaaaaggTTAAAGGCAAGAAGAAGGTCCAAGAAGAACAAGCTGACAAAAATCCAGTGAAAAAAATTCAAGTCTTCCCAGTCCCTGCTACAAGACGAAAAACCAGATCATCCACAATCACAGaacaaaaggaaaaggaaacacCATCACCTATCCGCAAATCCAAGAGAAAACAATCAACTGCAGAACAAACTGTTTCTCAGGAAACCACTGGCAGtaagaagagagagaagagcATTCAAACTCAACAGCCTGAAAGCCAGCCGGATGTATCTGCTGTTGCACCTCTTGAAGTGATCACTCCTCAATTTCTGTCTGAAAAATTCGCAGCAAGTAAGATGGGACTCCATAAACCAAAGGAAGATTTTGAGGGAAAGGTATCTTGATGTTGAAAAGTTCAAATCCCAGTGCCAACTGAAGAAGCAGTATTGCGTAAGggttgattcatcaaaagatatttatgttaaaacggaaagtgtgtgactccccgagtgtcggtctcgaaggagtgacgtggaggtgtgtcaaacattcgggagtttacttgattggatcatgcataggactcgagtgtggtgaagggtgatttgtgagtgagagtagttcattgattggtttgagtgcaagagagtaataaagtaaaagtgattttgtgaatatgtaaaaggggtagggattggatagtgttcatgaatattgtatagtggagtgtctaaggtcatggattaggattgctatgatattgtctattcaagagtgtgttgtcttagtccttttccaccttgtgtactaaggcttctttgacttaggagtgccttcaagcatccaaagttctaagaggaattttatcaaacacttaagctacacactatcctactattcttaagaagtccatgggaactttgattgtgtaaagcttcaaatcctaactctaatcaaagacatgaaagagtcaagagctcaatctctcatctagattggccaaatccaaacaagatctcatcaaaacaacaatcaaaagacaagaatagataatccatcaacacaaactcatagatccaagatatagagataagatcatcacacaaacaatattcaatcacacaatccaaatccctagactaaattagctactcatgatatgaaatgcaagcaaaagctaatttaatccaagaacaagatagctaaaattatagaagtgaaatagaaatcacctagagagaagaagatcttcaatccaagcttgttgtcttctacaatggagattgttctaatctaaaaactaagaaaaatggagaaagttctccaaaggaaaaactaagaaaagggaaaactaaaattctggaaatcctcatctgaaaattcatcaaaggggtttaaatagtctccgaaatgacaaccctaacTGAAATttgcgcatcaccgtctccacgcctctcacacgcgtgtgagcgtgcatgGGAAGCTTCTAGAAAggttttcacgcttgctcacacgcatgtggccTTCTaaattggtcctccggggctccgctcttgcctggtttgctctttaagctcatcttttggtcctatttgctcccggggctcctgttttacttcttttaagctaaaaatggcttttgtgcatcagttagtgatttccaagcatttacgcacataatttaccaaataaggatgctatagacgcgataaaacaccctaaaatgtgcctgaaataagggtatctcggagtcctATCACCAACTCATGCCGGTATTTGAGAAATTGAATCTAGTCAAGTCTGTGACAACCAAGAGAAGCTATCCACCTATTGCCATAAAAGAATTCTATGCAAACTTGATGATGACCATCAAGGAGGCTCGATCATCACAATTTGAGCGTGTATGTCTGAGAGGAAATGAATACAATTTCAACACTCCCACCATCAACTTGTATCTGGGCATTGATGCAAATGATATTGAGGATCCAGTTCTTGGGGCAAACACCATCACTAAGGTCATTACAGGAGGAACATATAGCTATTGGCCTGCTGAAACCAACATGTTGCCTGCCAAATCCTTGACAACAAAGTATGCAATTCTGCATAAAATCGCCATGACAAACTGGATGCCAAATGAACACAGAGGAGGACTAAATTTCCCCATGGCTACTCTGATATACAAAGTAGGAAAAGGTATACCCGTTGACTTAGGTGACATAATCTTCAAACATGTGGCATCTTTTAGGAAACCAGAATCAAAGGAAAGCAAAGTGAAGCTGCCTTTTCCTTGTACAATCTATGGAGTACTGCGCACACAAGGATTCAAACCAGAGCAAAATGAGCCTATGGAAACCCCTCAAGTCAGAATGATTGATGATAGACTCAAACAAGGATCACATGTGCTTGACATTTTTCCCGAACATGGAAGCAGCTCGGCCCCAACCTTGAACCTTAATGCCCTATTTACCAGCAAACTCACAACCCAGCATCTTGACAGAAGCATCAAAGATCTCAATACAATCATTCAAATACTTGTTGAGAAGAGAACAGTTGAGATGCAACTGCGCGAACAATTGAGAATTAGAGATCCTTCCACCTACTGATCCTTCCAGGATAAATGATGAAATCCCACCAGAAACTGACACCACCCTGAACAGCCAGGAGGCTGAATCCTCAGAATCGGAATGATTCTTTTTAATGTCTGGGTTGATTTCCTACTTGGTCCTGCTAAGGAGTCTTGTGGCTACAGATTCACAAGTTCCTGGCAATAGGGGGAGTAGAAACAACCTTCTAATCATTGGTTACTTTGGTTACTGTTACTTGGGTTACTGTTGAAACTTTTTTGGATGCCTTAAAGATGGATGTTTTGTTTTGAAAACCCTCACATCTGCTAAGAAGATATTATCTATTTAGCGTTTTAGAAATTTTTAGTCTGTAAAAGGGTCCTAAATTCTAGCCTGTGTTTTTCTGCTTTGTATTGATGATATAATCATCTTcaagtttatgttttttttggcACAATGTTATTTGAATGAACGTTGTTTTAACTATCTCTGATACTTTAGAAAGTTGTTGTGAATTGCCAAGAAACTTGctacaaagggggagattgttaataaaattactaagtGAAAATTATCTTGAAACTCCCTAAATTGTACCAAGTTCTTGTGACAATTTTATTAGCTAAGCAGATAGTTCAAAAGCAGGTTCTCTTAAGATGTTTTAGGCTTATTGTAGTCTAGTTCAGTAAATAGTTCAGAAGATGTGGAAGGCTTTGAAGACAGCTCACTGAACGAAGCACTGTACCTGGGCAAGAAAGATGTTCAGGGTTGGTTACGGAGACTCCAACAACTTACCAGAATCAAAGCAAGATATATATGAGACAAATCCCTTGTGATCGGGTTGATAAAATTTACTCTGAAGATCTAAACGTGAGGTTTCCATTTACGTGATTACAAGAaatcttgacaaagcttacctttgattcaagatacaTCTTCTCGGTGAAGTTTATTGGGCAAACATTCACTTTGAACGGCATTTGTGCTAtcattgagggggagcctcaattcaagaagatcgggagatcaagttcttgtcaactcttcaaggttgaACTCTAGATTGGAGCCTATGATGATTTTCTAGAGTTACCGCGTGATTCTCGACTGTAAATTGGTGGTACATTTCACAGtgttgatcaatgaagagttgggcaatcagagtgatgccccccagacgtaggaattgagattccgaaTTGGGTTACCAATTTCTGGTGTTCTTACTGCTTTAATATCTGCTTATTCATGATTGCTTTTTAACACGCATTGTTCTTATCTCTACACTAGACCAGTAAGTAGTTAAGGGTCTTCTAATAAATCTAGCAATTAGGTTTAATCATTGGGAGACTCTTTCAATCTCTTAGACCTTGATTGGGGTAGTCTAAGATTacataagttttattttatattttgcactaatataataattaattgaataattttactTAATTAACCTATTAATAAGATTTGGGCATTCAAtacttttaattattgttttatgAATTCAACAGCTAGATTAATTAcccattcttttgtttttagtttcatttgtcttcttttttgtttttagttaaGTACTTAGCAGATTGCTTCGTCAACGGTAAAGAGAATTACTGTTGCGGTCGATCCGTCCACGTACTGAAGCGGCGAGAATTACTACTTATTCGGACGGACGACATCGACTCCGAATTTCTGCCCACAAATTGCGATGAATTCTATCCGCAAACGGCTTCTACAAATTTCATCCACAATAATTATGAACGGACGAAATTGAGCCtgaattagtataaatagggacGTATCTTTTTAGTAGAAATCATCAAATTTTCACCGaagaattttatttactttgtaAAGACTCCTTGCGATGTTCtgctgagttcttatttttccaattcgaggattattaaagtttgattctacaagactagtaagctttatttaacctaaattattttttacactttattatctatatatcttctgttatatttatttaaattattacttgattaattgttgcaatagggcccattgttcaattgtcaagtcattaaattgctagttagaaccttgaatccgtaattgtttaagtgttctgatgttagtagcaaatagcacaatttgattataacttattttcagtttgtgttatgaagatatatagtctagcttaaatgaaccgagcttatgagtttgttggctaggattggtagtctttctaattcgattaatgttgttagtaaattaaatcctaagagcttgtttagggttgtttattagctagggaagtaattaaagagcttgttttgattaccgacgaagtaaggaaagacaggttgctagagcttgttaataaccataaccaatctagtaaagagtgaagttagtttggcttgcaaatcaatatctgtcttgttagaattaaattgATGTTATACCTTCGATTGGATACTAGTTGCCATTGACattgatttgataattatttgctatttgatattattttccattttattgttgatatttaagtttctattcccatctcattatttattaaatctattgctaaaaataagtctaaccaatctctgtgggtacgaccttactcgtcgctattacaattcataagagtaagtatttattatttgttggtttcgacaccctTCAACTGTGTTCGCAACACAGTACACTAAGattatatgtataaattatatatataatcttagtGTACTGTGTTTGCATGCGAACACAGTAcacaagtttatatatatatatatatatatatattaaattttaatttttttaaaaggttcTGGCCCGAAGCCCGTGCAGGCCACGGGCCAGGCCCGTTAGGCCTGCTTTTTCATGGGCTACTTTTCTTGTAGTCATAACTTGCCCCACCGTGGGGCGGATGCGGGCTAGCCCACGGGTTTcagcccactttgacagtactaggtAAGGGAATCTATTAAGGAGAATCTATACCGTTAGGGAAGACCAATCCTTCCTCCTTCAAATCCGGTGACCAGCGTTCGAATCAAACGACCTTATCTTCAATTTTGGCGTGGTTTCTAGCAAGAACTCCATTACAATTCTCCTCCTTCATAAATTTTATAAGCACGCTTCTCGCATTCAACAATTCAACATGTGCCGATCCTGAAAGCGAAAATAACTTCTAAAATTGAGCTCTAATTGTATCCATCGAAGGCCTCTCATTTGCAAATTTCCCTATCAAGGTTAGTTTATCCTTTGCTTCTGCTAATTTCCTCTACTCTATTTATGCAATTTTGATAATTGGTTTGCCTTGTCGAAGCTAGTGAAACTGCTCCTCAAGAATCAAATTTGCCATCTCTTGTTCAGGATTTTGATGTTGATCTGGAACAATTGCGTCTTTGATTTATTTTGGACGATGTTAGTGAAAGAGCATGTTAGTGTCCAGGGAGCCTACATGACGTTCATCAGCTGGATAtctaaaatttattattctgTCAATGATATTATGTTGCGAAACTTAATGCTATCTATTGTGGGAGATGGTATTTGATAAAAATCAATCCAGGGTCTCTGCGTCAACCCATGAGTTACAAAACATGCTTTATATCACACCACCTCATCATTCTTATGTTTCTTTTGTAAAAACATCCATTTGGAACTAACATGGTTAATATTCAATGGTGTACGTGTTATATAAATAATACACATTTTAGCGAGTTGAGCTATGCCTTAATTActcatttatatattaaatagtcATGGCATATTTGTTGCCTAACTCTGGATCCAGATTATCATATAACGGAGCAATTTGTAAAGGtaattgtgttgtcgacaactataatatGATGGTAATTGCCTGATTGGGGTAGAGACTTGGAAAAAGAAATAGTACTTGTGGTTATTGCTTTATACTTGGAAAAACAATATATTCATGGTTTTCAAAGAAACAATCCATTGTTACATTATCAACATGTGAAGCAAAGTACATTGTAGTAACATCAAGTGCATGTTAGACAATTTGGCTTAGCAACATAGTAAGCCAACTTGGGTTTCAAAAGGAAGGTCCAATCAAGATCTATGTGGACAACGTATCAACTATTAATTTAgctaaaaattatgtatttcacGGAAGGAGTAAGCACATAGGGATACACTATAATTTCTTTAGAGATCAAGTTAACAAGGGAATGATCAAGCTTGTGTACTACAAGATTGAAGATCAAACTACAGACATTCTAACAAAACCAGTGAAGTTTTAGACCTATATCAAGCTAAGGAATCAACTTGGAGTGAAGGCCTTCCCAAATTAGAATTAAGGGAGGATGTTGGACTGGCTAATTctgattattaattattatttaatgttgATCAGTTTTGTTGTTTATGTTCAAGATACTATTTTATAGGGATCCTACTTTCATGCATGGTCTTACTTTCTAGTTGTCTCATACCCTATATAAAGGCAATTCAGATAGACTTTGTAATGACAATACAAGACACAATGTTTAAGCATAATCATCtacaataatatttcttttcaatGTCTCCTATCAAGGTTGTTACAACATCAATTTCAACACACCTCTATTCAGCAACCATATACCTCAATTCTTCTACAATAACttgtaaattttgaattattccTTGTACAATGATAAGACATTTCCAAAGTTACcatcttttactttttacttttctattttatttttaggaaaaaagGGGGGCGGGGGGATACCTATACAAGCCATTGCGAACCTATTCCCTCTCATGAACGCATCACCGCTCAACAG includes:
- the LOC116001084 gene encoding uncharacterized protein LOC116001084, with amino-acid sequence MPVFEKLNLVKSVTTKRSYPPIAIKEFYANLMMTIKEARSSQFERVCLRGNEYNFNTPTINLYLGIDANDIEDPVLGANTITKVITGGTYSYWPAETNMLPAKSLTTKYAILHKIAMTNWMPNEHRGGLNFPMATLIYKVGKGIPVDLGDIIFKHVASFRKPESKESKVKLPFPCTIYGVLRTQGFKPEQNEPMETPQVRMIDDRLKQGSHVLDIFPEHGSSSAPTLNLNALFTSKLTTQHLDRSIKDLNTIIQILVEKRTVEMQLREQLRIRDPSTY